The genomic DNA CCCCCCAGATCCCGTTTCTAGCTCCAACCCGGTAGCCTGAAGAGATTCGTACAGCTTCCATCGGGTAGCATTGACGGCTGCCGCGCAGATGCCAAAAATTCCCCACCGGCAATCTTCTTCGGTCTCTTCGGTCTTTTTCCCGCGATCGGCTACAATCCTGGCAGCAATGAGGCGATGGTACCTATCAATTGTCCCATGTTTGCGCGAAAGTACAGAATTGGTAGAATTCGTTGTTCGCTACAGCGATCGCGCTTCAATCTATCCCCAAAACCTTTTATCATATCATAAAACAAACAATATATCAAACCTCCCCCCAGGCGACTGCCCAAAATTTGTGGCAAGAGGTCTGGTTCAACAAAATGCGATCGCGCTTCCAGCAAACGAAACTATGGGAATTTCAGCCATTTTTTATGCCAAATTTCGGGAAATTGACATACTGCGCCCTGATTATGAAATTTTTCCAATTGTACCAAATCGACCTCAAAGTACGCAAGTCCGTTTCACAATTGACAAAATTCTCAATTAACCCCTTGACAAAAAAATAGCCAAATTCCCGCTTCTTATAAAAATTTGCAAATAACTTTTAAAAACCTATTACCCAAACTAAACAAAAACCACCAACGAAGGATCGTGCCTCCTAAGCATTTTTGCTGCCAAATTAGTAAGAACCACAACAAGAAGTAAATGGCTTATCGATCGAGGTATCCAATCCAACTTGTTGTAGTAAGTCTGCCCACGCTGTGGAGACGCGATCGCTATACGGTTGAGATTGATACTGTTGTGCCAGGATATGGAGGGCATCGTACCAAATACCGTGGGCAGCGTACAGTTTTGCTCGTTCTAGTGCCTCGGCAGTTGCGAGCTTAGCTTGCAGTTCGGAATTAGGGAGAGAGCGTTGTAAAATACCATTAACAAAGACCGACTGGGTGGGTTGCGTCGGATTACAATAGATAACCAAAGTCCAAGTATAGAGTTGGTTGGGTTGCAGGGATTGCCCCTGGGGGTCAACTTCAAATCGAATCAGTCCGGCAGGGGTATTCGGAACCGTTACATGGGTTTGGTAAACATAATTATCGGTAGCATCTTGCAATATAAATTCGATTGGCGTCTCTGCAGTTAAAGGATGGGGTAAGTAAAACCAAAAAGAGGGATGTTGACGAGTGGTTTTGCCCCACACAACACCATCGGTGGTAGGTACGAGTGCTGTGAGGTCTTCGTAATCCTGGCAAGGACCTCGGCTGGCACCTCCTTGAGAGCGACCGCTGGGTGTTCCTTGTTTGGGGGGTGGTGGCGCATTGAAGAGAATTTGGCTGCCACGAAGGGCATCTGTCGGTGCGTTAGAAGTTGGTAGAGATGGAAATGGTTCTGCACGGGCAGAATTGACCAAGTTCAACCAGATTCCTGCTAAAATAACAAGCATTTTCAATGGGAGTTGCACGGATTTGAGCCCAAATCCAACATGGGGGAACCACAATTTTTCTGTAGGGGCAACGCCTGCGCTGGGAGTCTCTTTTGTAGGGGTAGGCACGGGGGCACTACTCCTATGTTTTTGTGGGTTTATGTAAATCGGATTTGGTACAATCCGATTTTTAGACATTCCGGCAAGAAATATTCGTATTCTTGTTATTGGAGAGCTTTTTAATTTGGCTTTTTTAGGGAAATGACTATTTTTCAAAATTGCTATTATCCGGTTCATGTTCTTT from Geitlerinema sp. PCC 9228 includes the following:
- a CDS encoding DUF928 domain-containing protein, with translation MLVILAGIWLNLVNSARAEPFPSLPTSNAPTDALRGSQILFNAPPPPKQGTPSGRSQGGASRGPCQDYEDLTALVPTTDGVVWGKTTRQHPSFWFYLPHPLTAETPIEFILQDATDNYVYQTHVTVPNTPAGLIRFEVDPQGQSLQPNQLYTWTLVIYCNPTQPTQSVFVNGILQRSLPNSELQAKLATAEALERAKLYAAHGIWYDALHILAQQYQSQPYSDRVSTAWADLLQQVGLDTSIDKPFTSCCGSY